GATCGCCCGCAAGGAGATCGGCCAGCGGCTGCGGAACATCCCGCTCGACGTCCTCACGGTCGAGGTCCTCGAAGACGACGAGGAGGAGGACGGTGACGACGAGGGTGACGAGGACCGGGAGACGACCGAAAACGCGAGCGACGACGCGACTGACGAGGAGGACGACGTGCTGCCGGAGTTCGACGACCTGCTGGAGTGACGCCGCGACGGCCCACGAACACAGCGTTTCTCGCGTGATCCGGGTGCTCGGACCGAGCGGCCGCTTCGCTGGCGAAGTTCGAGCGATCGGGGAGAAGGTCGACGTTCAGTCAGCCTGCGGCGTGACTGCTTCCTGCGACTCCGTGTCGATGTCGCTGGTGATTCCGGTGGCGATCGCGAACACCGCGGCCTTGTGGTCGGTCTTCGACTTGTGGATCGACGTCGGTCGTACGCCCAGCGAATCGTACTCCTCGAAATCCGGTTCCCCCGCGTTTTGCTCGTAGTGGTTCGAAACCTCTGCCAGCAGGCCGTGAAGGTGGATGAGCTCCTGCTTTTTCATGAGCACTCTTGGGTTACGGTTGCAGGGTTATATTAGTATCCTGAGTTTCATTGACACACGTAGCCGGACTGACACCACTCGGGGGAAGATCGCCCCTCCCGAGTCATCGGCGTCGGGCCCGAAATCTCCACGATCAGTCGGCGGGCTCGGCGTTCGCGATGCCCGCAGCGGGGTTCGTGTCGTCCGCCTGAAGCAGCTCCTTGTAGCGGTTCCTGATGGTCACCTCGCTGATGTTCGCGACCTCGCTGACCTCGGCCTGCGTGACCTTCTCGTTGGTCAGCAGCGCGGCGGCGTAGACCGCGGCCGCGGCGAGGCCCACCGGCGACTTCCCGCTGTGGATGCCGGCCTGTTTCGCGTTCGAGAGCAGCTCCCGGGCGCGGTGTTCGGCCTCGTCCGAGAGCTCGAGGTCCGAGGCGAACCGGGGGACGTAGCTCTCGGGGTCGGCGGGCTGGACCTCGAGACCCAGCTCGCGGACCACGTAGCGGTACGTCCGGGTGAGCTCCATCCGGTCGATCCGCGAGACCTGGACGATCTCGTCGAGGCTGCGTGGCGTGCCGGCCTGGCGCGCGGCGGCGTAGAGGCTCGCGGTGGCGACGCCCTCGATCGAGCGCCCCGGCAGCAGGTCGTCCTCGAGCGCCCGGCGGTAGATCACCGAGGCGGTCTCCCGGACGTTCTTCGGGAGCCCCAGCGCCGAGGACATCCGGTCGATCTCGCCGAGCGCCTGTTTGAGGTTTCGCTCCTTGGAGTTGCGCGTGCGGAAGCGCTCGTTCCAGGTGCGGAGGCGCTGCATCTTCTGGCGCTGGCGGTTCGAGAGCGTGTTGCCGTAGGCGTCCTTGTTCTGCCAGCCGATGTTCGTGCTGAGCCCCTTGTCGTGCATCATGTTGGTCGTGGGGGCGCCGACCCGGCTCTTCTCGTCGCGCTCCGAGGAGTCGAACGCGCGCCATTCGGGCCCGCGGTCGATCTCGTTCTCCTCGACGACGAGCCCACAGTCCGCACAGACGGTCTCGCCGTGTTCGGTGTCCGTCTGGAGCCGGCCACCACACTCGGGGCAGGTGAGCTCCGACTCCTGTTCGTTCTCCTCAGTCTCTTCCCGCTCCGTTTCCGTGACCGACTCGTCAGTGAATGTTCGTTGTCTCATTGGTGTCTCGTATGACCGCGAGAGTGCTCTCCGGCGGGAAACCCTTTGAAAGAAACCCGGAGGACTCGTTGCTTCCTAACTCTATGTAACACCGAAAGATACTTAAATGCTTCGCATGGACTTTTGGTGATCGATCATGACGTATACTACCGGGAACCCGCCGGAGACGGTATCTCGCGGCCGTTTCCGTTCGCCGACATCGGTCGCGGATCGAACAGCAGTGGGGAACGGCTAAACGGTGAACAGGTGGCCCTCGCGCGGGACGTCGAGGACCCCGATCCGGGCACCCGCGTCGAGCCAGCCGTGGCCATAAGAGAACGATGCCAGCGCGTTCACGGCGTCCCCCTGCTCGCGGAAATGCCGTCCGTCCGCTAGGTAGGACTCGGCCATTTCGAGACACTCCTCGGCGCTCCGTTCGTGGGTCGTTCCGTCCGTATCGGCGGGCTCCGCGGCCGCGAGCGCCTCGGCGAGCAGGCGCTCGTAGCGGTCGGTCTTCTCCTCCAGGTCGGCGGGCATGGCTCACCGGTCGTCCGAGCGACGCCTAAGGGCTTCGCACGCCGTCCGACGTAGCGGCCAACGCTGCACGGAGGACGCAAGGTAAATACCGCGCGCCCGTAACGTCCCCCATGAGCGACGAGCCACGGGTCGAGATCTACACCAAGACCGACTGTCCGTACTGCGAGATGGCCAAGGACCTCTTCGACGCGAAGGGCGTCGACTACGAGCTCTACAACGTCTCGGAGGACGAGGCGCTGTTCGAGGAGATGGTCGAGCGCGCCGAGGGTCGCAAGACCGCCCCGGAGGTGTTCGTCGACGACGAGCTGATCGGCGGCTGGGACGAGACCAGCGCGCTCGAGGAGACCGGCGAGCTCGACGAGATGCTCGGCATCGAGACCGGCGAGGAGGAGGCCCACCGCCGGCTCGTGATCGCCGGCAGCGGGATCGCCGGCCTGACGGCCGCGATCTACGCCGCCCGGTCGAACAACGAGCCGCTGGTGATCGAGGGCACCGAACCCGGCGGCCAGCTCACCCTCACCACGGACGTCGCCAACTACCCCGGATTCCCGGAGGGGATCGGCGGGCCGGAGCTGATCAACAACATGAAGGAACAGGCGACGCAGTTCGGCGCCGACGTGATCAACGGCGTCATCGAGGAGGTCGACGACTCGACGCGGCCCTACGAGGTACGCATGAAGAACGGCGACGTCTACACCGCCGACGCAGTCATCGCAGCAAGCGGCGCGAGCGCCCGAACCCTCGGAATCCCCGGCGAGGACGAGATGATGGGCTACGGGGTCTCGACCTGTGCAACCTGTGACGGCGCGTTCTTCCGGGGCGAGGAGATGGTCGTCGTCGGCGGCGGCGACGCCGCCATGGAGGAGGCGACCTTCCTCACGAAGTTCGCCGAGAAGGTCTATCTGGTTCATCGCCGCGAGGAGTTCCGCGCGGAGGACTACTGGGTCGACCGCATCGGCGAGGAGGTCGAGGCGGGCAACGTCGAGATCCTCACGAACACCGAGGTCACCGAGATCGACGGCACGCCCGACGGCGGCGTCGACCACGTCTCGCTGGCCACCCATCCCGAAGGCCACCCGAAGGACAGGCTCGACGAGCCCGAGACCGAGGAGTACGACCTCGACGTCGGCGCGTTCTTCATCGCCATCGGCCACACTCCCAACACCGAGTACCTCGAGAACACGGGCGTCGAGATGGACGCCGACGGCTACCTGAAGACCCACGGCGGCACGGGCGGCGGCCAGACGGAAACCGACGTCCCCGGGATCTTCGGCGCGGGCGACGTCGTCGACTACCACTACCAGCAGGCCGTGACGGCCGCCGGCATGGGCTGTAAGGCCGCGATCGACGCCGACGAGTACCTCGAGGGCGAAGAACGCGAGGCCGCGGCCGCCGCCGAACCCGCGCTCGCGGAATCGGACGACTAACCCGGCTCGGCTCCGCTCCGTTTGCGCCTCGCATAGAACACATCGTTCAACGAGGGCTTTCATACAGCTGCCTCCGGGCGCCTTCCTATCGTAATTGCGGTGTATTATACATTAAATTAAATATACATATTCAGGCATATTTATGGCGGTACGTTTTGTCGTTGGTGGTGATGGTTTCCTTGAGACAGTTCGCGTCCGCCGACGTGTGGAGGGGCGTCATCATGGCTTTCGGGGGAGTGTATATCGTTGCTGGCGGGCTGACGTACGTATGGAACGTCTGGTACGTACCGTTCTGGCAGACCCCGCTGAATTATCTCCTGCTGATCTGCCCCGGTCTCTTCCTCCTGTATAACGGATATCGATTGTCACGGACTGAGGTCCCTCCCGAGTTCTACCCGACCATCGCCCTCTGGTGTCTCGGCGGATGTGGGGTGATGGTCGGTCTCCTCGCTCTCTATCATCTCCAGCCCGGGACCAGCATCTCTACGTCCACCCCGGTGGCCCCCATCCTCACGGCACTCAGCAGCGTCGCCGGCTACGGTGCGGGCATTCACAACGCACGGGCCAAGGAGCTACAGCGAACCCGAGAGCGGCTCGATACCACGGTCGAACAACTACAAACGTCCAACGAGCGTCTCGAACAGTTCGCCTACGCGGCCTCCCACGACCTGCAAGAGCCGCTGCGGATGATCTCGAGCTACCTGCGGCTCCTCGAGCGCCGATCCGACGACAAGCTCGACGAGGAGGGCCGGGAGTATCTCGAGATCGTGGTCGACAGCGCCGACCGAATGACCGCGATGGTCGACGGCCTGCTGCGGTACTCGCGAGTGGCGTCGAGCGACGAGGGGTTCGAGCCGGTCGACCTCGAGGAGGT
The sequence above is a segment of the Halalkalicoccus tibetensis genome. Coding sequences within it:
- a CDS encoding DUF357 domain-containing protein, with amino-acid sequence MPADLEEKTDRYERLLAEALAAAEPADTDGTTHERSAEECLEMAESYLADGRHFREQGDAVNALASFSYGHGWLDAGARIGVLDVPREGHLFTV
- the trxB gene encoding thioredoxin-disulfide reductase, coding for MSDEPRVEIYTKTDCPYCEMAKDLFDAKGVDYELYNVSEDEALFEEMVERAEGRKTAPEVFVDDELIGGWDETSALEETGELDEMLGIETGEEEAHRRLVIAGSGIAGLTAAIYAARSNNEPLVIEGTEPGGQLTLTTDVANYPGFPEGIGGPELINNMKEQATQFGADVINGVIEEVDDSTRPYEVRMKNGDVYTADAVIAASGASARTLGIPGEDEMMGYGVSTCATCDGAFFRGEEMVVVGGGDAAMEEATFLTKFAEKVYLVHRREEFRAEDYWVDRIGEEVEAGNVEILTNTEVTEIDGTPDGGVDHVSLATHPEGHPKDRLDEPETEEYDLDVGAFFIAIGHTPNTEYLENTGVEMDADGYLKTHGGTGGGQTETDVPGIFGAGDVVDYHYQQAVTAAGMGCKAAIDADEYLEGEEREAAAAAEPALAESDD
- a CDS encoding transcription initiation factor IIB translates to MRQRTFTDESVTETEREETEENEQESELTCPECGGRLQTDTEHGETVCADCGLVVEENEIDRGPEWRAFDSSERDEKSRVGAPTTNMMHDKGLSTNIGWQNKDAYGNTLSNRQRQKMQRLRTWNERFRTRNSKERNLKQALGEIDRMSSALGLPKNVRETASVIYRRALEDDLLPGRSIEGVATASLYAAARQAGTPRSLDEIVQVSRIDRMELTRTYRYVVRELGLEVQPADPESYVPRFASDLELSDEAEHRARELLSNAKQAGIHSGKSPVGLAAAAVYAAALLTNEKVTQAEVSEVANISEVTIRNRYKELLQADDTNPAAGIANAEPAD
- a CDS encoding UPF0058 family protein, whose translation is MKKQELIHLHGLLAEVSNHYEQNAGEPDFEEYDSLGVRPTSIHKSKTDHKAAVFAIATGITSDIDTESQEAVTPQAD
- a CDS encoding ATP-binding protein; amino-acid sequence: MAFGGVYIVAGGLTYVWNVWYVPFWQTPLNYLLLICPGLFLLYNGYRLSRTEVPPEFYPTIALWCLGGCGVMVGLLALYHLQPGTSISTSTPVAPILTALSSVAGYGAGIHNARAKELQRTRERLDTTVEQLQTSNERLEQFAYAASHDLQEPLRMISSYLRLLERRSDDKLDEEGREYLEIVVDSADRMTAMVDGLLRYSRVASSDEGFEPVDLEEVLANVRNDLRMKIEDTDTEIAAEPLPIVEGEKDQLQQVFQNLLKNAIEYSGSGPPQIHVSAEPDGPMWIITVRDEGIGIDPVDADSVFELFQRGPNGTDHTGSGIGLALCEQIVERHGGEIWVDSELGEGSAFSFTLPAAPEGDHDA